One genomic region from Vannielia litorea encodes:
- a CDS encoding Lrp/AsnC family transcriptional regulator: MLDDYDRRILRQLQAEPTLKAAELAERVGLSAQQAWRRVERMEREGVIRGQEAMIDWEALGFAVRVSLRITLDKTLPRAFDEFLEAARAVREVTEIQTFLGRVDVRLEVIARDMGHWTGIYREKIMALPHIADIEALMHVSRIKVQEALPV, translated from the coding sequence ATGCTCGATGATTACGACAGGCGCATTCTCCGCCAGCTTCAGGCCGAACCCACGCTCAAGGCCGCCGAACTGGCCGAACGCGTCGGCCTCTCGGCTCAGCAGGCTTGGCGGCGGGTGGAGCGGATGGAGCGCGAAGGGGTGATCCGGGGGCAGGAGGCGATGATCGACTGGGAGGCGCTTGGGTTTGCGGTGCGGGTGAGCCTGCGGATCACGCTCGACAAAACCCTACCACGCGCCTTTGATGAATTCCTTGAAGCCGCGCGCGCTGTGCGGGAAGTCACTGAAATTCAAACCTTTCTGGGCCGCGTCGACGTGCGGCTGGAGGTCATCGCCCGCGACATGGGCCATTGGACGGGCATCTACCGGGAGAAGATCATGGCGCTGCCCCATATCGCCGACATCGAGGCGCTGATGCATGTGAGCCGGATCAAGGTGCAGGAGGCGCTGCCGGTATGA
- a CDS encoding DMT family transporter yields the protein MNVQTPDITARSWAMIATLGVVWGGTFMVQSIALQTTPPFWVASARIGFATLLTWVVWRWRGGLMFTTAQTDWPRLTLVALLSSAVPFMCLSWGQQFVPSAFAGVSMASVTLFILPLAHLFLPGERMTLRRTLGFLLGFAGVAALIGPEALSATGAANESWGRAACLAAAGCYAISSVMMRRLPPIDPIGLTFATLAIGALLVIPVAAFAHGAPANPGLNGLLVLALLGLVPTAGANLLRILVIRSAGPVFMSLTNYLVPLCSILFGWLILSEQLPASLFLSMALILSGVFLSQWGALTRLFRRP from the coding sequence ATGAACGTGCAAACCCCTGACATTACGGCCAGAAGCTGGGCGATGATTGCCACGCTCGGCGTGGTCTGGGGCGGCACCTTCATGGTCCAGAGCATCGCACTGCAAACGACGCCACCGTTCTGGGTGGCCTCCGCCCGCATCGGCTTTGCCACGCTGCTCACTTGGGTCGTCTGGCGCTGGCGCGGAGGGCTCATGTTCACCACTGCGCAAACCGACTGGCCGCGCCTGACCCTCGTGGCGCTGCTCTCCTCGGCGGTCCCCTTCATGTGCCTGAGCTGGGGCCAGCAGTTCGTGCCCTCAGCCTTCGCCGGGGTCTCCATGGCCAGCGTCACCCTCTTCATCCTGCCGCTCGCGCACCTCTTCCTGCCCGGCGAGCGGATGACCCTGCGCCGCACGCTGGGCTTCCTGCTCGGTTTCGCGGGAGTGGCGGCGCTGATCGGGCCGGAGGCGCTTTCAGCCACCGGCGCGGCGAACGAGAGCTGGGGCCGCGCTGCCTGCCTCGCGGCGGCGGGTTGCTATGCCATCTCCTCGGTGATGATGCGCCGCCTGCCCCCGATCGACCCGATCGGCCTCACCTTCGCGACCCTCGCCATCGGGGCGCTGCTGGTGATCCCGGTCGCCGCCTTCGCCCACGGCGCGCCCGCCAACCCCGGCCTCAACGGCCTGCTGGTGCTGGCCTTGCTCGGCCTCGTGCCCACCGCCGGGGCCAACCTGCTCCGCATCCTCGTGATCCGCTCCGCTGGCCCGGTATTCATGAGCCTCACCAACTACCTCGTGCCGCTCTGCTCCATCCTTTTCGGCTGGCTCATCCTGTCTGAGCAGTTGCCCGCCTCGCTCTTCCTCAGCATGGCGCTGATCCTCTCGGGCGTGTTCCTCAGCCAATGGGGCGCGCTGACCCGGCTGTTCCGCCGCCCCTGA
- the ilvC gene encoding ketol-acid reductoisomerase, with protein MRVYYDRDCDINLIKDKKVAILGYGSQGHAHALNLRDSGAKNVAVALREGSPSAKKAEGEGLQVMGIAEAAAWCDLIMFTMPDELQAETYKKYVKDNLKPGSAIAFAHGLNVHFGLIEAPEGVDVIMMAPKGPGHTVRGEYTKGGGVPCLVAVHNDATGKALEIGLSYCSAIGGGRSGIIETNFREECETDLFGEQVVLCGGLVELIRMGFETLVEAGYAPEMAYFECLHEVKLIVDLIYEGGIANMNYSISNTAEYGEYVSGPRILPYDETKKRMKEVLTDIQKGVFVRDFMQENAVGQPNFKATRRINDEHQIEAVGEKLRAMMPWISAGKMVDKERN; from the coding sequence ATGCGCGTTTATTATGACCGCGATTGCGACATCAACCTGATCAAAGACAAGAAGGTGGCCATTCTCGGCTACGGCTCGCAGGGCCACGCCCATGCGCTGAACCTGCGCGACAGCGGCGCCAAGAACGTGGCCGTCGCCCTGCGCGAAGGCTCCCCCTCGGCCAAGAAGGCCGAAGGCGAAGGCCTGCAGGTGATGGGCATCGCCGAAGCCGCCGCATGGTGCGACCTGATCATGTTCACCATGCCCGATGAGCTTCAGGCCGAGACCTACAAGAAATACGTGAAGGACAACCTGAAGCCCGGCTCCGCCATTGCCTTCGCCCACGGCCTCAACGTGCACTTCGGCCTGATCGAGGCGCCCGAGGGCGTCGACGTGATCATGATGGCCCCCAAAGGCCCCGGCCACACCGTGCGCGGCGAATACACCAAAGGCGGCGGCGTGCCCTGCCTCGTGGCCGTGCATAACGACGCCACCGGCAAGGCGCTCGAGATCGGCCTGTCCTACTGCTCCGCCATCGGCGGCGGCCGCTCGGGCATCATCGAGACCAACTTCCGCGAAGAGTGCGAAACCGACCTCTTCGGTGAGCAGGTCGTGCTCTGCGGCGGCCTCGTCGAGCTGATCCGCATGGGGTTCGAAACCCTCGTCGAGGCGGGCTATGCCCCCGAGATGGCCTACTTCGAGTGCCTCCATGAGGTGAAGCTGATCGTGGACCTGATCTACGAGGGCGGCATCGCCAACATGAACTACTCGATCTCCAACACCGCCGAGTATGGCGAGTATGTCTCCGGCCCGCGCATCCTGCCCTACGACGAGACCAAGAAGCGCATGAAAGAGGTGCTGACCGACATCCAGAAAGGTGTGTTTGTGCGTGACTTCATGCAGGAAAACGCCGTTGGCCAGCCCAACTTCAAGGCCACCCGCCGGATCAACGACGAGCACCAGATCGAGGCCGTGGGCGAGAAGCTCCGCGCCATGATGCCCTGGATCTCCGCCGGCAAGATGGTCGACAAAGAGCGCAACTAA
- a CDS encoding L,D-transpeptidase codes for MISRRRLLAGTAALAAAPAVGWAEQIDPTAIRSQEKVRRNASSFQAQNWRDHFSDLGKATIVCDTISRALHFWSGDGSIYKVYPTSVPLTDDLKRTGYTEIVRKKVGPDWTPTPSMMKRDPSLHYMPPGPDNPLGTHAMYLSWPAYLIHGTHDTRKIGRRSSSGCIGTYNELIAELFELTPVGTQVRVI; via the coding sequence ATGATTTCCAGACGACGCCTTCTTGCCGGCACCGCCGCGCTGGCTGCCGCCCCCGCCGTGGGCTGGGCCGAGCAGATCGACCCGACCGCCATTCGCAGCCAGGAAAAGGTGCGCCGCAACGCATCGAGCTTTCAGGCGCAGAACTGGCGCGATCACTTCAGCGATCTTGGCAAGGCCACGATCGTTTGCGACACCATCAGCCGGGCGCTGCACTTCTGGTCGGGCGATGGCTCGATCTACAAGGTCTACCCGACCTCTGTGCCGCTGACCGATGACCTCAAGCGCACTGGCTACACCGAGATCGTGCGCAAGAAGGTCGGCCCGGACTGGACCCCGACCCCCTCGATGATGAAGCGCGACCCCAGCCTGCATTACATGCCGCCGGGCCCCGACAACCCGCTCGGCACCCATGCGATGTATCTCAGCTGGCCCGCCTACCTGATCCACGGCACCCATGACACCCGCAAGATCGGGCGCCGCTCATCTTCGGGCTGCATCGGCACCTACAACGAGCTGATCGCCGAGCTCTTCGAGCTGACCCCGGTGGGCACGCAGGTGCGCGTGATCTGA
- the glmM gene encoding phosphoglucosamine mutase gives MGRTLFGTDGVRGRANAAPMTAEMALKLGAAAGRYFRRDGASGHRVVIGKDTRLSGYMFENALTAGLTSTGMNVLLLGPVPTPAVGYLTSSMRADLGIMISASHNPAHDNGIKFFGPDGFKLSDEAEEEIEALVASGVEPAAAENIGRAKRIDDGRFRYVERAKASFPVGASLSGLKVVVDCANGAAYKTAPEVLWELGAEVVPLGVSPNGYNINDKCGSTSPQAAAEAVVAHGADVGICLDGDADRVMIIDENGEIADGDQVMALLAGRWGEMGLLKGGALVATVMSNLGLERYLEGKGLRLERTGVGDRYVVERMRAGGFNLGGEQSGHIVMTDYATTGDGLLAGIQFLAAMVGTGRKASELARSFEPVPQLLKNVRYEAGADPLGAASVKARLEAAEAELAGQGRLLIRKSGTEPLIRVMAECEDEALLERVVDSIVAEVEAAGAPAA, from the coding sequence ATGGGCAGGACGCTGTTTGGAACCGACGGGGTGCGGGGTAGGGCCAACGCCGCCCCGATGACCGCCGAGATGGCGCTGAAACTGGGCGCGGCGGCGGGCCGCTACTTTCGCCGGGACGGGGCCAGTGGGCACCGGGTGGTGATTGGCAAGGACACGCGGCTCTCGGGCTACATGTTCGAGAACGCGCTGACGGCGGGGCTGACCTCCACCGGGATGAACGTGCTGCTGCTCGGCCCGGTGCCGACACCGGCGGTGGGCTACCTGACCAGCTCAATGCGCGCCGATCTGGGCATCATGATTTCGGCCTCGCACAACCCGGCGCATGACAACGGGATCAAGTTTTTCGGCCCCGATGGCTTCAAGCTTTCGGACGAGGCGGAAGAGGAGATCGAGGCGCTGGTGGCCTCGGGCGTGGAGCCCGCGGCGGCGGAAAACATCGGCCGCGCCAAGCGGATCGACGATGGCCGCTTCCGCTATGTCGAGCGGGCCAAGGCGAGCTTTCCGGTGGGGGCCTCGCTCTCGGGGCTGAAGGTGGTGGTCGATTGCGCCAATGGCGCCGCCTACAAGACCGCGCCCGAGGTGCTCTGGGAGTTGGGCGCCGAGGTGGTGCCGCTGGGCGTTTCTCCCAACGGCTACAACATCAACGACAAATGCGGCTCGACTTCGCCGCAGGCCGCCGCCGAGGCGGTGGTGGCGCATGGGGCGGATGTGGGCATCTGCCTCGATGGCGACGCCGACCGGGTGATGATAATCGACGAGAACGGCGAGATCGCCGACGGCGATCAGGTGATGGCGCTGCTGGCCGGGCGCTGGGGCGAGATGGGGCTGCTGAAGGGCGGCGCGCTGGTGGCCACGGTGATGAGCAACCTCGGGCTGGAGCGCTACCTTGAGGGCAAGGGCCTGCGGCTGGAGCGCACCGGGGTGGGCGACCGATACGTGGTGGAGCGGATGCGTGCGGGCGGGTTCAACCTTGGCGGCGAGCAGTCGGGCCATATCGTGATGACCGATTATGCCACCACGGGCGATGGGCTGCTGGCGGGCATCCAGTTTCTGGCCGCGATGGTCGGTACGGGCCGCAAGGCGAGCGAGCTGGCCCGCAGTTTTGAGCCGGTGCCGCAGTTGTTGAAGAACGTGCGCTACGAGGCGGGGGCCGACCCGCTGGGCGCAGCCTCGGTGAAGGCGCGGCTGGAGGCGGCGGAGGCCGAGCTGGCCGGGCAGGGGCGGCTGCTGATCCGAAAGAGCGGCACCGAGCCGCTGATCCGGGTGATGGCGGAATGCGAAGACGAAGCGCTTTTGGAGCGCGTCGTGGACAGCATCGTGGCCGAGGTGGAGGCCGCCGGAGCGCCTGCTGCCTGA
- the folP gene encoding dihydropteroate synthase has product MRYIRPLVQTDPARPEGAVTLAGGWCWFDRVEVLSREAAPAVLPVEALTPEELAPLTAPRAPVAGLTMDAPRVMAILNLTPDSFSDGGSHFGQELEDGLALAAEADMLDIGGESTRPGAEEVSVEEETRRVAPVISALRESGCGTPISVDTRKAGVARAGLAAGADMVNDVSAMLFDPHIAQVTAEAGAPICLMHAQGSPETMQDDPRYTDVLLDVYDHLAERVAAAEAAGIARERIVVDPGIGFGKTMAHNLALLGRLSLFHALGCPVLLGVSRKRFIGTIGEAEDPVARMPGSLALAVLAAGQGVQLLRVHDARETRQGLRLAGAQWGM; this is encoded by the coding sequence ATGAGATACATCCGCCCGCTGGTGCAGACCGACCCGGCCCGCCCTGAAGGCGCAGTGACGCTGGCCGGTGGCTGGTGCTGGTTTGACCGGGTGGAAGTGCTGAGCCGCGAGGCCGCGCCTGCGGTGCTGCCGGTGGAGGCGCTGACGCCGGAAGAGCTGGCCCCGCTCACCGCGCCGCGCGCACCGGTGGCCGGGCTGACGATGGACGCGCCGCGGGTGATGGCCATTCTGAACCTGACGCCAGACAGTTTTTCGGACGGGGGCAGCCACTTCGGGCAGGAGCTGGAAGACGGGCTGGCGCTGGCCGCCGAGGCCGACATGCTCGACATCGGCGGCGAAAGCACGCGCCCCGGCGCCGAAGAAGTATCGGTTGAGGAAGAGACGCGGCGGGTGGCGCCGGTGATCTCCGCGTTGCGGGAATCCGGCTGCGGCACGCCGATATCGGTCGACACGCGCAAGGCCGGGGTGGCCCGCGCAGGGCTGGCGGCGGGGGCGGACATGGTGAATGACGTATCGGCCATGCTGTTCGACCCTCATATCGCGCAGGTGACCGCCGAGGCGGGCGCGCCGATCTGCCTGATGCACGCGCAGGGCAGCCCGGAGACCATGCAGGACGACCCGCGCTACACCGATGTGCTGCTCGATGTGTACGACCACCTTGCCGAGCGGGTTGCGGCAGCCGAGGCCGCCGGGATCGCGCGCGAGCGGATCGTGGTGGACCCGGGGATCGGCTTTGGCAAGACGATGGCGCATAACCTTGCGTTGCTTGGGCGACTCTCGCTCTTTCATGCGCTTGGGTGCCCGGTGCTGTTGGGGGTGAGCCGCAAGCGGTTCATCGGCACCATCGGCGAGGCCGAAGACCCGGTGGCCCGGATGCCCGGCAGCCTTGCGCTGGCCGTGCTTGCCGCCGGGCAGGGGGTGCAGCTATTACGGGTGCATGATGCGCGGGAAACCCGGCAGGGCCTAAGGCTCGCTGGCGCGCAATGGGGTATGTGA
- a CDS encoding hemerythrin domain-containing protein produces the protein MQTLLRATPRETWPGHPNFAASVAKWMGAHQMFRDLARVTREDTEDYLDKEMDDAAFTRSLARYGDRLVRNLHGHHAWEDRRFFPELNAADDRFEAGLEMLESDHVEMDALLERFTRKGNRIIQLAHLDPPLMAEEARGFHDEAVAAEAFLARHLTDEEDLVVPIILHHKLRG, from the coding sequence ATGCAGACCCTCCTTCGGGCCACCCCGCGCGAAACCTGGCCGGGGCACCCGAACTTCGCCGCCTCCGTCGCCAAGTGGATGGGGGCTCACCAGATGTTCCGCGACCTCGCCCGCGTTACGCGGGAGGATACCGAGGACTATCTCGACAAGGAGATGGACGATGCCGCCTTCACCCGCTCCCTCGCCCGCTACGGCGACCGGCTGGTGCGCAACCTCCACGGCCACCACGCCTGGGAGGACCGACGTTTTTTTCCCGAGCTGAACGCGGCGGATGACCGCTTCGAGGCCGGGTTGGAGATGCTGGAAAGCGACCATGTCGAGATGGATGCCCTGCTGGAGCGTTTTACCCGCAAGGGCAACCGCATCATCCAGCTGGCCCATCTGGACCCGCCGCTGATGGCCGAAGAAGCCCGCGGCTTCCATGACGAGGCCGTCGCGGCAGAGGCCTTTCTCGCCCGTCACCTGACGGATGAGGAGGATCTCGTGGTGCCGATCATCCTGCACCACAAGCTGCGTGGCTGA
- a CDS encoding putative PEP-binding protein, with translation MQKPTQIAGFTEITATATMASSTHGGRAKCLQRLIRLGLPVPHTVALSFGAVKGLASGLGFDVAQLLATFGERSLLCVRPSSQDPDWGGPGAILNIGMNDRRHLELSQTHGEDAASVLYLRFIQSYAVHVARLDADAFDLTDTDATERLKQALIIYEEEADEPFPQDAEVQLTEVLRSMARAWEGTTARLLRQARGAPPDAGLGLVVQEMALGVGPGESGSGVIRFVDQVTGVRRVSGRYLRQSFLRDALEAGGGALYLLEDPRGPSLEAEQPEIFDRLTEMAETCRARLREEMEIEFTLERGKLRVLDAVRVSRSPRAALKIAVALAEEGIIAREEAVLRVEPRALPELLHPQVDPKAKRDVVVRGIAASPGGAIGKLVFSAHAAQSHAAQGEPCVLVRRETTPEDIRGMHVANGILTERGGMTSHAAVIARGLGLPCIVGASGIRLSTSKKTLRTVDGRVLKEGDLVTIDGSTGEVLAGEVDMLEPALDDSFQSLLDWADEARDIGIRANADTPADAQTARMFKAEGIGLCRTEHMFFEEGRMMVMREMIFADTEEDRRAALDQLLPMQREDFTQLFGIMVGQPVCIRLFDPPLHEFLPSDREGARALAEALSLPVSDVMHRVEALTEFNPMLGLRGVRLGVTVPEIYDMQARAIFEATVAVGRKGAHVVPEIMLPLVSARREVELLKTRIDGVAAAVRNETGADFDYRLGVMVETPRAALRAGDIAGHATFLSFGTNDLTQMTYGLSRDDAGKFMGAYVQQQVYPEDPFHTLDQEGVGELLMLGAERARAARPGVTLSVCGEHGGDPDTIAFCREAGFDYVSCSPFRVPVARLAAAHLAIRDQVGDEPTGLR, from the coding sequence TTGCAGAAACCGACCCAGATCGCCGGATTTACAGAGATCACCGCCACCGCGACGATGGCGTCCTCGACCCATGGCGGACGGGCGAAGTGCCTGCAACGGTTGATCCGGCTGGGCCTGCCGGTGCCACATACGGTGGCGCTTTCCTTCGGCGCGGTGAAGGGGCTCGCCTCTGGCCTCGGGTTTGACGTGGCGCAGCTGCTGGCGACCTTTGGCGAGCGCTCGCTGCTCTGCGTGCGCCCCTCCAGCCAGGACCCGGATTGGGGCGGGCCGGGCGCGATCTTGAACATCGGGATGAACGACCGGCGGCATCTGGAACTGAGCCAGACCCACGGCGAAGACGCTGCCTCGGTGCTCTACCTGCGGTTCATCCAGAGCTATGCGGTGCATGTGGCCCGGCTCGATGCCGATGCCTTCGACCTGACCGATACCGATGCGACCGAGCGGCTGAAACAGGCGCTGATCATCTACGAGGAAGAGGCCGATGAGCCGTTTCCTCAGGACGCGGAGGTGCAACTGACCGAGGTTCTGCGCTCGATGGCGCGGGCTTGGGAGGGCACCACGGCGCGGCTGCTGCGGCAGGCGCGCGGGGCGCCGCCCGATGCGGGGCTGGGCCTTGTGGTGCAGGAGATGGCGCTGGGTGTGGGGCCGGGCGAAAGCGGCTCGGGCGTGATCCGCTTTGTCGATCAGGTGACGGGCGTGCGCCGGGTTTCGGGCCGCTACCTGCGGCAGAGCTTTTTGCGCGATGCGCTGGAGGCGGGCGGCGGGGCGCTTTACCTGCTGGAAGACCCGCGCGGCCCCTCGCTGGAGGCCGAACAGCCCGAGATCTTCGACCGGCTCACCGAGATGGCCGAGACCTGCCGCGCAAGGCTGCGCGAGGAGATGGAGATCGAGTTCACGCTGGAGCGCGGCAAGCTGCGCGTGCTTGATGCCGTGCGCGTCAGCCGCAGCCCGCGTGCCGCGCTGAAGATCGCCGTGGCCTTGGCCGAAGAGGGGATCATCGCCCGCGAAGAGGCGGTGCTGCGGGTTGAGCCGCGCGCGCTGCCCGAGCTGCTGCACCCGCAGGTGGACCCGAAGGCCAAGCGCGACGTGGTGGTGCGCGGCATTGCAGCCAGCCCCGGCGGCGCCATCGGCAAGCTGGTGTTCTCGGCCCATGCCGCGCAATCCCATGCCGCACAGGGCGAGCCCTGCGTGCTGGTGCGCCGCGAGACCACACCGGAAGACATTCGCGGCATGCATGTGGCCAACGGTATCCTCACGGAGCGCGGCGGGATGACGAGCCATGCCGCCGTGATCGCCCGTGGCCTCGGGTTGCCCTGCATCGTGGGCGCCAGCGGCATCAGGCTTTCGACCTCCAAGAAGACCCTGCGCACGGTGGACGGGCGGGTGCTGAAAGAGGGAGACCTCGTGACCATCGACGGCTCGACCGGCGAGGTGCTGGCGGGCGAGGTCGACATGTTGGAGCCGGCGCTGGATGACAGCTTTCAGTCGCTGCTCGATTGGGCAGACGAGGCGCGGGACATTGGCATCCGTGCCAATGCCGACACGCCCGCCGACGCGCAGACGGCTCGGATGTTCAAGGCCGAGGGCATTGGCCTCTGCCGGACCGAGCACATGTTCTTCGAAGAGGGGCGCATGATGGTCATGCGCGAGATGATCTTCGCAGATACAGAGGAAGATCGCCGTGCCGCGCTCGACCAGCTTCTGCCGATGCAGCGCGAGGATTTTACCCAACTGTTCGGGATCATGGTGGGTCAGCCGGTGTGCATCCGGCTGTTCGACCCGCCGCTGCACGAGTTTCTGCCTTCCGATCGCGAGGGCGCGCGGGCGCTGGCGGAGGCGCTGAGCCTGCCGGTGAGCGACGTGATGCACCGGGTCGAGGCGCTGACCGAGTTCAACCCCATGCTGGGCCTGCGGGGCGTGCGGCTGGGCGTGACCGTGCCCGAGATCTACGACATGCAGGCGCGCGCGATCTTCGAGGCGACCGTGGCCGTGGGCCGCAAGGGCGCCCATGTGGTGCCCGAGATCATGCTTCCGCTGGTCAGCGCCCGCCGCGAGGTGGAGCTGCTGAAGACCCGGATCGACGGGGTGGCCGCCGCGGTGCGCAACGAGACCGGCGCGGACTTTGACTATCGCCTCGGCGTGATGGTCGAGACCCCGCGTGCCGCGCTGCGGGCGGGCGACATTGCCGGGCATGCGACCTTTCTCAGCTTCGGCACCAACGACCTGACGCAGATGACCTATGGCCTCAGCCGCGACGATGCGGGCAAGTTCATGGGGGCCTATGTGCAGCAGCAGGTCTACCCGGAAGATCCGTTTCACACCCTCGATCAGGAGGGGGTGGGCGAGCTCTTGATGCTGGGCGCCGAGCGGGCGCGGGCGGCGCGGCCCGGCGTGACGCTCTCGGTCTGTGGCGAGCATGGTGGCGACCCCGACACAATCGCCTTCTGTCGCGAGGCGGGGTTCGACTACGTCTCTTGCTCGCCTTTTCGCGTTCCGGTTGCCAGATTGGCTGCCGCGCACCTCGCGATTCGCGATCAGGTGGGCGACGAGCCGACAGGGCTCCGTTAA
- a CDS encoding cell wall hydrolase → MLNLRRNMPALVVTFLSLTTASAPAHAETVMSTSTVPTEVIEATAPADPALDRQLDALLGRERKAFQAVSGKRIKRLATTPRSSFGTPGTIKVSYSRDWIDGQPARKGGAEWACLAEALYFEARGETVKGQFAVAEVILNRVKSGLYPGSVCGVIHQGTGRKYQCQFTYTCDGYSDAIREPAAYSRVGKIAWLMLNGAPRALTAGATHYHTNAVNPAWARKFPRTARIGVHSFYRHPRS, encoded by the coding sequence ATGCTGAACCTGCGCCGGAATATGCCCGCGCTGGTCGTCACCTTTTTGAGCCTGACGACCGCGTCCGCCCCCGCCCACGCTGAAACCGTGATGTCGACCTCCACCGTTCCGACGGAAGTGATCGAGGCCACGGCCCCCGCCGATCCGGCGCTGGACCGTCAGCTGGATGCCCTTCTGGGCCGCGAGCGCAAGGCATTTCAGGCGGTGAGCGGCAAGCGGATCAAGCGGCTCGCCACCACCCCGCGCAGCAGCTTTGGCACCCCCGGCACGATCAAGGTCAGCTACAGCCGCGACTGGATTGATGGCCAGCCGGCCCGCAAGGGCGGCGCCGAGTGGGCCTGCCTCGCCGAGGCGCTCTACTTCGAGGCGCGCGGCGAAACGGTGAAAGGCCAGTTCGCTGTGGCCGAGGTGATCCTGAACCGGGTCAAATCCGGCCTCTACCCCGGCTCGGTCTGCGGCGTGATCCACCAGGGCACCGGCCGCAAGTACCAGTGCCAGTTCACCTACACCTGCGACGGCTACTCCGACGCCATCCGCGAGCCGGCGGCCTACTCGCGCGTGGGCAAGATCGCATGGCTGATGCTCAATGGCGCTCCGCGCGCCCTGACTGCCGGCGCGACCCACTACCACACCAACGCCGTGAACCCGGCCTGGGCCCGGAAGTTTCCGCGCACGGCCCGGATCGGCGTGCACAGCTTCTACCGCCACCCGCGCTCCTGA
- a CDS encoding Lrp/AsnC family transcriptional regulator, translated as MNLDELDWEILKALQADGRLSAGAVGRRLGLSQPAAWRRIRRLREAGAISGQRLRLDAEKLGFGVTVFLGVKLATKGQVSLEDFERAVSAIPEVQTVEHVLGLYDYRLRVTARDLADFERVLRRRIMALPGVGNVEANVLLTEERRPGPLGGALG; from the coding sequence ATGAACTTGGACGAGCTGGACTGGGAAATTCTCAAGGCATTGCAGGCGGATGGGCGGCTCTCGGCGGGGGCGGTCGGGCGCCGGCTGGGGCTTTCGCAACCGGCGGCTTGGCGGCGGATCAGGCGGCTGCGCGAGGCGGGGGCGATCAGCGGCCAGCGGTTGCGGCTGGATGCCGAGAAGCTGGGCTTCGGGGTCACGGTGTTTCTGGGCGTGAAGCTGGCCACCAAGGGGCAGGTCTCGCTGGAGGACTTCGAGCGCGCGGTCAGCGCCATCCCCGAGGTGCAGACGGTGGAGCATGTGCTGGGCCTCTATGATTACCGCTTGCGGGTGACGGCGCGCGATCTGGCCGACTTCGAGCGGGTGCTGCGGCGGCGAATCATGGCGCTGCCGGGTGTGGGCAACGTGGAGGCCAACGTGCTGCTCACCGAGGAGCGGCGGCCCGGGCCGCTCGGGGGGGCGCTCGGCTGA
- a CDS encoding dihydroneopterin aldolase, which translates to MDETGLAFSVHAPRDVIALRELYRDVEIGAFADERGVVQKLCFEVHAEVEGEAPADDVDKVVSYDTLIGAVDASLAEGRVDLLETLVDRIAARVFSEPRVARMAVRIDKLERGEFVLGVEALRVRGEVEPVALPAAVPEVCLMVLGSAVPPAEGPVLYVVTPGYVPKARGDEAKGRVMLLAMEQAAWIAAEAVEGARVVSSRTEIGFCAAQGIPAFWAPSRLVLAAVEQPEPRPEALADWIARELAK; encoded by the coding sequence ATGGATGAAACCGGCCTCGCCTTTTCCGTTCACGCCCCGCGTGACGTGATCGCTCTTCGTGAACTCTATCGCGACGTGGAGATCGGCGCCTTTGCCGATGAGCGCGGCGTGGTGCAGAAGCTCTGCTTCGAGGTGCATGCCGAGGTTGAGGGCGAAGCCCCGGCTGACGATGTGGACAAGGTGGTGAGCTACGACACGCTGATCGGCGCGGTCGATGCCTCGCTGGCCGAGGGCCGGGTGGACCTGCTGGAAACGCTGGTCGACAGGATCGCGGCGCGGGTGTTCTCGGAGCCGCGCGTGGCCCGCATGGCGGTGCGGATCGACAAGCTGGAGCGCGGCGAATTCGTACTGGGCGTCGAGGCGCTGCGGGTGCGGGGTGAGGTGGAGCCGGTGGCGCTGCCCGCCGCGGTGCCCGAGGTGTGCCTGATGGTGCTCGGCTCCGCTGTGCCGCCCGCAGAGGGTCCGGTGCTTTACGTGGTCACGCCGGGCTATGTGCCCAAGGCGCGGGGCGACGAGGCCAAAGGCCGGGTGATGCTGCTGGCGATGGAGCAGGCGGCCTGGATCGCCGCCGAGGCGGTGGAGGGCGCGCGGGTGGTCTCCTCGCGCACGGAGATCGGCTTTTGCGCGGCGCAGGGCATCCCGGCCTTCTGGGCACCCTCCCGGCTGGTGCTCGCCGCCGTGGAGCAACCCGAGCCGCGCCCCGAGGCGCTGGCGGATTGGATCGCGCGGGAGCTGGCGAAATGA